The DNA segment CGCATTTTTTTCATGATTAATGCGCCTTCTTGGTAAAGAGAAGCAACTACGATAACATCAGGTTTTGCTTGTTGAATCTTAGTTAATTGTGCAGAGAAGTCAGTATCTTTATCTGCAAATGTTTCAGTATCAACAATTTGTACACCTTCGGATTCCAATGCTTTACGAGCTGTATTATTTACAGATACCATTTGGTCATTGTTGTTGGAGTACATAATAGCTGCAGTTTTGAAGCCTAAAGTTTTATGTGCTTCTTTAATTGCAGTATCTACTGCCAAGGATTCTGGTACAGCGTTACGGAAAATGTAATCGCCGATATCTGTAATACCTTCAGCAGTTGTAGATGTGCCAAGAGCTACGATTTTGCTTTTGTTTGCTACAGGACCTGCTGCCATCATTTCGCCAGATAACATTGGGCCAATAACAGCTACAACTTTATCTTTAGAAATTACTTTATTCATTGCATTGATAGCTTCGTTTTTATCACCTTTAGTATCTTCTACTAACAAGTTGATTTTTACAGCATTTGCATCAGCGTTGATTTCGCTTACTGCCAATTCTGCACCAGCTTTAATGGATTCACCATATGCCGCTGCACCACCAGTTGTTGTTGTTAACAATGCAATTTTAGCCTCATTGCTATTTGCATTACCTGCATCTTTATTACTGCCACAACCAGCAGCAACTGCCATTACACCAGCAAGACCAAAAATGGCTGCTTTTTTTAACATGGATTTATTCATGCTACACCTTTCCTTTGGAACATAAAACTTTAAATCTATATCTATATTATTAGAGTTTTTAATTTTTTGTCAATTAAAATAACTCTATAATAATATATACTATTATAAGTTATTCAGATAGTCGTTCCCATTTTTCATATAATGCATCTAACTCACTTTGTGTTGATTCAATTTGTATGGAAATTTTGGACATTTCATCTAAATCTTGCTGTACTACAGGATTAGCTAATTGAACTTCATACATTTTCATAGTTGCTTCTAATCGGGCAATTTCAGATTCCACCTCAGCTAATTGCTTTTCTATCATATAGGCGTTCGGTTTCTTCTGCGATCCCTCTGTAGATTCTTCTACTGAAAGTATAGATTCATTAATAGAAGTATGTTTATTATCACTAACACTATTTTCTAAGTTTTGCTCGTTAGCTATGGCTAACAAATCTTCCTGTTCTTTTAACTTTTCTTTGTAATACGAATAATTACCGAGATATTCAGTAATTTTCCCATCATC comes from the Veillonella dispar genome and includes:
- a CDS encoding ABC transporter substrate-binding protein, coding for MNKSMLKKAAIFGLAGVMAVAAGCGSNKDAGNANSNEAKIALLTTTTGGAAAYGESIKAGAELAVSEINADANAVKINLLVEDTKGDKNEAINAMNKVISKDKVVAVIGPMLSGEMMAAGPVANKSKIVALGTSTTAEGITDIGDYIFRNAVPESLAVDTAIKEAHKTLGFKTAAIMYSNNNDQMVSVNNTARKALESEGVQIVDTETFADKDTDFSAQLTKIQQAKPDVIVVASLYQEGALIMKKMREMGMNQPVIGSNGFNSPEFIKIAGAAADGVIVGTPWFPNKDDQKVKDFRKAYKDKYGKEPDQFAAQAYDAVYLYEAALKKAGSTTDREKFREALKNIADFVGVTGQFKFNEKRDPSMEVQVLQIKNGQFDALKK